The genome window CTTTATTATGTAAAGTTCCGCCTTTACATTTTTTTAATATTTTATTAATATTAAAACATTTAACTAGAAGCTTATAAAAAATACACCACTAATGGCTAAGTGGTGTACGCATAAAATAATATGTGTAAATTCTTAATTCCCTTGTTATGGGAATTAAGAATTGGTATAATCACTCTATTCTTTTAGCATAAATAATATAACGCTGCGGTGCATTGCCAACAAAGCGAAATGGATAGCATGTTGTCAGGATAAGTTCTTCTTGTGTATCATCTAGTGTAATAATTGATTGATCATCGGCCTCGACTATTTTAGTGGCAGTGATTTGATAAGAGAATTCTCCATATGGTAAAACAATTTTAAGCTCGTCGCCTATTTCTAATTCTCCTGCTCTCCTAAAGACCGTATCACGATGGCCCGATAAGACGATTTGTCCATTTTCATCTGGATAGAAGCTGCCTTTATAATGTCCAACCCCTTTTTCC of Niallia circulans contains these proteins:
- a CDS encoding class D sortase translates to MKWTRWLSLLLILGGVLFIGYGVWNIMDTKAQTKNSLSEAKAAINKGNEKWVDKESKRFVPSIGDAVGLLKIDKIDGELPIVEGTDPDDLEKGVGHYKGSFYPDENGQIVLSGHRDTVFRRAGELEIGDELKIVLPYGEFSYQITATKIVEADDQSIITLDDTQEELILTTCYPFRFVGNAPQRYIIYAKRIE